ATTTACCTTTTCCGTAACGGCGGTCAAGATACTCCCGGGAAGGAATATTACCCGGGCTTTCACCCGGAATATCGATACCGGTTGGCTTGCCGAGGTTCAGGCGTCGGCAGAATTCTACGAGGCTGTCAAGGCTGAGGCGCAGTCCAATCTGGTAAAAGTAAACATTGCAAGATTGTTCGATGGCACCAAGTAAGTTGAGTTTGCCGTGAGCGGACCAGCATCGGAATGTGCGGTTGCCGTAACGAAATGAGCCGGTGCAAGGTAAGAGGTTGGTTGTGGGCGTGACGACCTGGTCTTTCAGGGCGGCGAGCGCCACCAGCGGTTTAAATGTGCTACCAGGCGGATAACCTGAAGAAATTGCCCGGTTGTAAAATGGTTTGGACGGATTGTTGACGAGACTTTTCCAGACTGTCGGGTCGATGGTAGATAAGAAAATGTTCGGGTCGAACTGGGGCCGTGATAAAAGGCAGATGATTTCACCGGTTTTGACCGAAATACCTATGACTGCAGCTCGGTCATAGTTTTTTGTAAGTTCGTGGGCGAGTTGCTGGAGGCGGTGGTCAATGGTGAGATAAACATCCTTTCCGGGAATTGGAGGTTCGGGTCTTTTTTCAGGTAAAGGACCGATTTCTCGGCCCCGGGCGTCAACTTCAACAAATTCATAGCCATCTTTGCCGCGCAGGACCTTTTCATAGCTGGCTTCAACACCGGTCCGGCCGATATAATCCATGCGACGGTAAGTAGAGTCTTTAACAAGCTCCTCTTCGGTGACCTCTCCGAGATGACCGATGACATGGGCGTAAAGCTCCCGGTAGGGGTAATTCCGAACCGGGTCAATTCGGATTAATACCCCAGAGAGGCGAAAGTTGTTTTCCTGAATTCGGGCAACAGTAGCCGGGTCCGCATTGCGATAGATTGTAACCGGTGAAGGGAAGGCAACAATTGGTTCCAGTCGCCGTTTGAGCTCAGCAAGGGGCAGATTGATAATGTTAGCAAGTAATGTCAGGGCGCTGTCGTTTGTTTCGGTGGGAATTACGGTAATGCTGAACGAAGGGCGGGTATCGGCAAGGAGAATGCCGTTACGGTCATAGATACGACCTCGTGGCGCCGGCAAGACAATTTTACGAATCCGGTTGCGGTCGCTCAACCGGGCATAACGAGCACCCCGAATTAGCTGGAGATAAGAAAGACGCAGACTCAGGATGCCAAACAGGATGATAATGATGTGGGTTAATCTTTTCAAGCGGTTTTTCATCTCTTCGAATGTCGGTAGAAGAGGGCAACGAGTGCTGGTTCGGCAACTGGGGTCAAGGCGAGCGTCAGGGTTGTAGTGAGCAGGAGCGAGCCAATAGTAATCGGGCTTTTATCCACAAGGTGGTATAAACCGTATTGCAAAATCAGTCCGATTAAGGTAAAAAGGAGGTTATGCCAGCGGTTGCGATAAAATAGATTGCGAACCGCAGCAACGCCGTAGCCGACGCCGCCTAATGCTAACATTTGAACACCGAGAGTGGTTGGGGTGACAAGGTCGAGACATAAACCAGCCCAGATACCAAGGAGGGTAGCGGTGAGGCGGTTTTCGTAAAGAGCAAATACAATCAGGGCGAGGAGAACAACCTGGGGTCCAATCGGGAACAGTGTGCTCTGGAGTACAAACAGGAGGTAAAGGAAAACAAATGCCAAAAACTGGCGCATGATTTACTCCGGGATTTTTATTTCCGATGGCTGAAGGTTGTCAAGCCAGTCATCATGCGGGGCAACGGGTGTGATGACGACAAATACCTGTTCAACACGACTGATATTGATGAATGGTTTAATGCTTACCGGTTTAAACAGGGCATCAGGCTGTTCCGGAGTTTCCACAACTAATCCGAGGCGCAGTCCCTTAGGAAAGATGCCGCCGAGCCCAGATGTAACAACGGTATCACCAATCTGGAAGTCGGCGTCTTTATTGACATAATCCAGGACCAGTTTTTCTTCAGGGGCAGGACGGGCGAGGGCAATTTCGCGACTGCGGGCGTTCATAACCGCAACCCGAAAGTCGGGCTCAAAAATTGTCTGGACTAAAGCCTGGTGTGGGGTAATAGCGATGACACGACCAACGATGCCTTCCGGGACAATGACCGGAGAACCGATTCGGACTCCACCATTGATTCCCTGGGAAATGGTCAGGAATCGTTTTAGAGTGGTGAGGTCGCGGGCAATTACCCGTGCCCGCAGCAACTGCAGTGAGCTGGCGGAAAGCGCCATTGAACTTTCTGGAATGCCGAGAAAATGTTTTAAGCGGGCATTTTCGAGAGCAAGTTCAGCGGCGAGGCGAGCCAAGCGGTTGTTGTCATCGGTGATTGTGGCAATTGTTGTACGGAGAGCGGCGATACCACGCAAGGGCGAGAGCAGTACGGTGGCGAACGGTGGTGCAATTTTTATTTTGGTATTGGGCGGTAGTAGATAGACTATCAAGGAAATAAACAATATCCCCCAGGAAATGCGGTCTTGCCAAGAGCCAACTTTTTTTGCCGGTGACATTTCAGGTAACAGGGTGGACAAGCACCGTGGGCTACTTGGTGCGGAGAATTAGTTTTTCGTTGACGCCGATATTTTCGAGGATTCGGCCCGCGCCCCGAACGACGCTTTCAATTGGGTTTTCCGCCACATATACCGGTAGGTTGGTTTCCTCCTTAACTAATAAATCAAGCCCGCGCAAAAGGGCACCGCCGCCACACATATAAATACCCCGGTCAACAATATCGGCAGCCAGTTCGGGTGGGGTTTTTTCCAGCGCCAATCGAACCGCATCAACAATCAACGAAACCGGTTCTTCAAGCGACTCCCGGACTTTGGTCGAAGTGATGCGGATAGTTTTCGGGATGCCGGAGACAAGGTCGCGGCCTTTTACTTCCATCGTCTCTTCGGTGCCGGTAGCGTATGCCGAACCGATGGCGATTTTGATGTTTTCCGCAGTTTGTTCGCCGATAATCAGATTGTAGTTCTTTTTGATGTAGTTGATGATTGCCTCGTCCATTTCGTCGCCGGCAACGCGGATCGAAGCGGCATTTACGATTCCGGATAGGGCAACGACGGCTATTTCGGTTGTGCCACCGCCGATGTCGATGACCATATTGCCGGTGGGTGCATCAACGGGCAGTCCGACACCAATCGCGGCAGCAATTGGTTCTGATACGAGATAAATCTCGCGGGCGCCTGATGCTTCAACTGAATCGCGTACTGCCCTTTTCTCAACTTCGGTGATTCCCGATGGGACACAGACTATCACACGGGGTCGGACAAAAAGTTTTTTGCGCTGGACCATGCCGATGAAGGTTTTGAGCATTATTTCCACCATACCAAAATCGGCGATCACGCCATCCTTCATCGGACGGACAGCCCGAACCCCTTCAGGTGTTCGACCCAGCATTCGTTTGGCTTCACTCCCTACGGCGACAACTTCGTGGGTTATCTCATCAACCGCGACAATTGATGGCTCGCGCAGTTCAATCCCTTTGCCTCGAACATAGATTAGCGTTGAGGAGGTGCCGAGGTCGATCGCGATGTCATTGGTGAAGCGTTCGGTAATGCTCTGGAAAAATGCGCTGATACCCATTAAACAAGCGTAATCTAAACTTCTTGTTAAGTCAAGTTTAAGCAAATCTGTTTCCTTGACACTTGGTAAATGAGATTTATAATGTGTTTATTAACCCCTGTAGCTCAGGAGGATAGAGCGGCGGTTTCCTAAACCGCAGGTCGCCCGTTCGAATCGGGCCAGGGGTAGAAAGGAGAAACCAAGAGTGAGAGTAAAACACCGCGTGGGTAAAGAGGAACTTAAAGAAGACAAGTTCCAGCAGACGGTTGAAAAAGTAGCAGAGTTCTATTACGCTGACCCCAGGCGGTTTTGGATTGGTGTTGCCGTTGGGTTATTGGTGATTATCGGGGTGATTTTGCTGATTCAGAATCGACCGAAACCCGGGGTTAACGCCGAAGCCGAACTGCGGTTGATGGATGCGCTGGGTAACTACTTTCAGGGTAACAATGAGTATGCCGAGCAGGCGCTGAAAGAACTGGCAGCAAAGTTTGGACGTGATTACGCTGGGATAAAGGCTCATTACTATCTGGGGAGTCTTTACCTCCGCCAGCAGCCGCCGCGCCTTGATGAAGCAAGACGGGAGTTTCGCACCTTTCTGAAAAAGTCAGGCCGGGACCCGGTTTTAACTCCAGCAGCATTAATGGGTTTAGCCGTGTGCGAAGAGAAGCAGGGTAACTATCTTAAAGCGGCTGGGCTCTACGAAAAAGTTTACCGGGGGTTTGCTCAATCACCGCTGGGGTTTGAGGGGATGATGCAGGCTGGTCGATGCTACCGGCAAGCCGGGGCGTTGGATAAGGCGGAAAAGGTTTACAACGACCTGTTGAAAAAAGAGAAAACTGGTCCGAAGGTTGAAGAGATAAGAAGCGAACTTGCCTTTATTCAGGCTTTGAAAAATCGGCTGTAATTGAAATAGATGAAAGAGGCTTTAACTTTTGATGATGTTCTTCTTGTGCCGCAGCGGTCCTTTGTGCTGCCGGCCGAGGTTGATATCAGTTCCCGCTTCAGCAAGGGTATAACTCTGCATCTCCCGCTGGTAAGTGCGGCAATGGATACGGTTACTGAAGCGAAGATGGCGATTGCGATGGCACGGGCCGGTGGTATCGGGGTAATTCACAAGAATATGACGATTGAACAGCAGGCGGCAGAAGTGGCGAAGGTCAAAAGGGCAGAGAGTTCGATGATTGCCAATCCATTTTCGATAACACCGGAGCGGACTGTTGCCGAGGTGCGGGAGCTGTTTGCTCGCTATAATATCTCAGGCTTACCGGTGGTTGATGAAGAAGGTCGTTTGATAGGAATCGTCACCCGTCGGGATTTACTTTTTGAAGATGACGGTGCAAAACCTGTTCGTGAAGTGATGACCAGTGAACGGCTGGTGACCGCACCGGAGGGGACCGGGTTTAAGCGGGCAAAGGAGATTCTTAAGAAAAACCGTCTGGAGAAGTTACCGATTGTTGACCGGCAGGGAAGGCTGAAGGGCTTAATCACGGCCAAAGACATCCTTAAAAGAGTTGAGCATCCCTATGCGACGGTCGATAGCAAGCACCGCTTGCGCTGTGCTGCGGCGGTGGGCACTGGTAAAGAGGCGCTGGAACGGGCTCGGGCACTGGTTGCGGCTGAGGTTGATGCGATTGTCATAGACACCGCACATGGTCATCAATCGCGGGTACTGGAAACAGCCAAAAAATTGCGCCGACTTTTCCCCGGGCTGGAAATAGTTGCCGGTAATGTTGCAACCGCAGAAGGGGCAATAGCTTTGGCGAAATGCGGTGTCTCAGCGGTTAAGGTGGGTATCGGTCCTGGTTCAATCTGTACAACTCGGGTTGTTGCCGGGGTTGGTGTTCCACAACTTTCCGCAATTATGGAGTGTGCCCAGGCGTTGCGGCGGTATCGGATACCGTTAATTGCTGATGGTGGCATAAGATTTTCTGGTGATGTTGCCAAGGCGCTGGCGGCGGGTGCTTCATCGGTGATGATGGGCAATTTACTTGCCGGTACCGATGAAAGCCCGGGTGAAGATGTTTTACTTGAGGGCCGAAGGTACAAGGTTTATCGGGGTATGGGTTCGATTGATGCGATGCGCCGGGGTTCGGCAGAACGATATTTTCAGGAGAGCGGGGTTGAGCTTGTGCCCCAGGGAATTGTTGGTCGGGTGCCTTACCGTGGAAGTGTACGCGATGTCCTTTTTCAGCTTGAAGGTGGGGTACGCGCCTCAATGGGGTTCTGTGGTGCCCGCACCATTGCCGATTTTCAAAAACGGGCAAAGTTTGTGCGTATCACCAACGCGGGATTGCGTGAAAGCCATCCGCACAGCGTCACAATAATTAAAGAGGCACCTAACTACGAGGTGCCTCCAGAAGAGCATTTAGATTAGAAACCCAGACAGTTTATATTTAAGCCGGTGCCGGCAGGATAAACCCTTCTTTCATCAGCCACTGGGTCATTTCGCGTGCCTGTTTGATTTTTTCGGTTGCGGTCTTTAACAGCTGTTCGCGCGTCATTGTAATCCGGGCAACACCCTGTTCAATTGCCTTCATTCCTACCGCGGCGGCTTCTCGAGGAAATACCTCCCAGTCGTCCATTGTTGGAATCAGGTAGTCTTCGCGCAACCCACGGTCCTCAGCGACCCGGGCAAGTTCCAGCGCCGCAGCGATACACATCTCATCGGTGATGGTCCGGGCGTTTACATCAAGAGCGCCCCGGAAGATTCCCGGGAAACCAAGCGAGTTGTTAACCTGGTTGGGGAAGTCGCTGCGACCGGTAGCAACTACCCGGGCACCCGCTTCAATCGCCTCCCAGGGCCAGATTTCAGGGATTGGATTGGCACAGACGAACACGATTGGGTCTTTTGCCATCGCTTTAATCCATTCCGGTTTGACAACGCCGGGTCCCGGTGTTGAGAGGGCAATAAGAACATCGGCGCCTTTCATCGCATCGGCAATTGTGCCCCGCACATTTTCGTCATTGGAAATCTGACACATATGCCATTTCTCTTTGAACTCTTCCTGAAGTTCAGTTCTGCCTTTGTGCAGGGTGCCTTTTGAGTCACACATTATAATGTTACCCGGTGTGACACCGCCTTTGATGATAACCCGGGCGATGGCGATGTTTGATGCACCGGCTCCCAGCATTGCGACCTTTACTTTTTTGATGTCTTTACCGACGATTTTCAGGGCATTGACCAGACCGGCATAAGTAACCGCGGCGGTGCCCTGCTGGTCGTCATGCCAGACCGGGACATCTAACTCGGCGCGCAGTGTGTCGAGAATCCGGAAGCATTTGGGCTGGGCGATGTCTTCGAGGTTAAATCCACCGAAAGAGGGTTCAAGCAGTTTTGCAGTGCGGATGAATTCGTCCGGGTCTTTGGTGCGGAGCGCAATCGGGACAGCATCGACCCCGCCAAGGTATTTAAAGAGGAGCGCCTTGCCTTCCATTACCGGCATTGACGCTTCGGGTCCAATATCACCGAGACCCAGGACTCTTGTGCCGTCGGTCAGAACGCAGATGGTATTTGCCCGGTTGGTGTGGATGAACGATTGGTTGACATCTTGCTGGATAGCTTTGCAGGGTGCAGCAACGCCCGGAGTATACCAGATGGCAAAGTCGTTGAAGTCGCGGACACAGCATTTGGGGACAATCTGGATTTTACCGCGATAGAATGGATGTAACTTCATCGCATCTTCCGCCGGCTTTTTGGCTTTAGCGATTAGACTTTCGATTTCGGCCGGCGACAGTTTTTTCATCTTACAACTCCTTTCTGTTTAATTGGTCGGTTTTAACCGCGGGCTTGGCGGTTTCAAAAACACGAAAACGATGATGGCAGCAAGCAGGCAGAGCGATGCGGTGACGATAAACGCGGCATTGTAGTTGCCGGTAAGCTCTTTCATCCGCGGGGCAAAGATATTGGACAGTAAACCGCCCACACCATAAGCGGTGAAAACCAAACCATAGTTGATTCCGGAATATTTTGTCCCATAGTAGTCGGCGGTGACCGCCGGGTAGATTGCGAGGTAGCCGCCGAAACTTGAGCCGACCAGAGCAATTCCGAGCCAGAAAATTACCGGTACCGCAGGAATCAAGAAGTAGCCGATGATGGCGATGGTATTGATGAGAAACATCAACGATAAGGCTCGGGTTCTGCCGATACTATCAGACACCCGTCCCCAGAAGATTCTTCCGAGGGTGTTAAAAATTGCAAGGACGCTGACACCGATGGCAGCGGTCTCTTTACTAAAACGAGCCATCTCCTGGGCAATGGGAGAAGTTTGACCGATAATCATCAATCCGGCAGCGCACCCGGCAAAATAGGTAAGCCAGATAAGCCAGAACTGGCCTGTTTTCATCATCTGACCGGCAGAGAAGTCGGTAATTTGCTGAGTTCGGGTTGCGGTTTGAGGATTCCAGCCCGCAGGACGATAACCAGCAGGCGGATTTCTCAAAATCAGGGCACCGATAAAGATTAATACAAAATAGGCGATGCCCAGATAGCGAAAGGTTAGAAATGGTCCGATGTTGTCAATCATTGCCCGGGCAAGTGGTCCGACAATCAGTGCTCCGGCACCAAAGCCAGCAACCGCCAGACCGGTTATTAACCCTCTTTTGTCCGGAAACCATTTGACACCGGCAGAAATGGGACAGACATAGGCAAAACCGATACCGATACCAGAAACGACGCCGTAGGCAATGATGAGCATTAAGATGTTCTGGGCAAAACTTGCCAGAATCATACCGGCGGCGAGCAAAACGCCACCAATGATAGCAACAATCATTGGACCAAACTTGTCCTGAAGGCGGCCACCGATAACCGTTGCCAGAGCAAAGAAGATAAGAACAAACGAAAAGGGAAGGGAAGCCTGGGTTGCGGTAATGTTTAAACCGGTTTCAAGCGGTTTGCGAAAAACACTCCAGGCGTAGATTGCACCAAGGCAGAGTTGAATCAGGATTGCACCAACCACGATAAACCAGCGATTGAAAGGCTTACTTTCACTCACGAACAACCTCCTTTTGAATTTTGGTTGAAATCGGACCGGGGCGTCTGGTTCTCAGACGCCCCGGTTTCGGTGTTACTCATCTAAGGTTGAGATATCGCCAATCGGCTTGCCCAGAGCCTCGGCTTTAAGCAGTCGGCGCATTATTTTACCCGAACGGGTCTTGGGCAGTTTGTCCCGGAATTCAATAGATTCGGGCCGGGCGATTGGTCCGATTTCCTGCGCAACCCACTTTTTCAGTTCTTCAACAAGGGCATCGCTGGGCTGGAACCCAACCTTGAGGGTTACATATGCTTTCGGAACATCGCCTTTGATTTCGTCCGGGATACCGATGACCGCGGCTTCGGCAACCGCAGGATGGGCAACGAGTGCCGACTCAATTTCAGCGGTGCCGAGTCGGTGTCCGGCAACATTGAGCACCTCATCGGCGCGGCCCCGGAACCAGAAGTACCCATTTTCATCCCTGGTACAGGAGTCACCGGTGAGGTATTTGCCTTTGAACCGTGACCAGTAGGATTGGACATAACGGTCCGGGTCTTTGTAAAGGGTGCGAAGCATTGAGGGCCAGGGTCGAAGGATGACCGCAAAGCCATTTTCGTTAGGTTTAACCGGATTGCCATCCTGGTCCACAACATCCGCGGAATATCCTGGCAACGGTTTTGTTGCTGAACCGGGTTTCAACGGAGTAATGGGTAGAGGTGAAATCACAAATGCGCCGGTTTCGGTTTGCCACCAGGTGTCCATAATCTGCAGTCTGTCACCGCCGATGTTTTTGCGGTACCAGCGCCACGCTTCGGGGTTGATTGGTTCGCCGACCGAACCGAGCAGCCGTAAGGAGGAGAGGTTATGTTTTGCCGGGTACTCTTCACCAAAGCGCATAAACATTCGGATGGCGGTTGGTGATGTGTAAAGAATTGTCACCTTTTCCTTCTCAATGATTGACCACCAGCGGTCCGGTGCCGGATAATCGGGCGCGCCTTCGTAGAGAACAGAGGTGGCTCCCAACATCAGCGGTGCATACACGATGTAAGAGTGGCCCGTGACCCAGCCGATGTCAGCGGCACACCAGTAGATGTCATTGGGTTTAATGTCAAATACAAATTTCAATGTGGTGTAGGTGCCAACCGCATAACCGCCATGGACATGAACAACACCTTTGGGTTTACCGGTTGTACCTGAGGTGTACAGGATATAAAGCATATCCTCGGCATCGAGTGGTTCGGTTGCACACTCGTCCGACTCCTTTTCGGTGATTTCGTGCCACCAGAGGTCGCGGCCCGGTTTCATATCAACCGGATTGCCGGCGCGCTTAAATACGATGCAGTGTTCAATGGAAGGCGATTCCGCGAGTGCCGGGTCAGCGTTTGCCTTCAGGGTGACAAGTTTGCCCCGGCGATAACCACCATCGGCAGTTATCAAAATCTTCGCCTCAGCGTCTTGAATCCGGTCGCGCAGCGATGCCGACGAAAATCCGGAGAAAACTACGGAGTGAATTGCGCCGATTTTAGCACAGGCGAGCATTGCCACGGGTAACTGGGGAATCATCGGCATAAATATTGTGACCCGGTCACCTTTTTTCACGCCAAGACGCTTCAGGGCGTTTGCCAGTTTGTTAACCTCTTTATAAAGCTGGGCATAAGTCCACTTTTCCACCTCCCCGGGTTCGGTGTGATAGATGTAGGCGATTTTGTCTTTGACCGCGGTCTTCATATGCCGGTCAATACAGTTACTGGCGATGTTGAATTTGCCACCGATAAACCACTTATAGAAAGGTGCTTGAGACTCATCGAGAACCTTTTCCCAGGGTTTAAACCATTCCAGTTCCTTTGCCATTTCGCCCCAGTACCATTCAAGGTCGCGCGCCCGTTCCAGGAGTTCGTCGAGCGTTTTGATACCGTGCTTCTTCATAAACGCCATCACATTGGAGTTCTCCACCAACTCCTTTGGTGGTTCATAAAAGTTCGGTTCAGCTGCCATTTATCCTCCTTTGATTTTTTTAATTAAATTCTTCTTATAAACGGATTTGTAGTATAGGGTGTAATTAAGTCAGTGTCAAGCGAAGATGCTGGAAAGGGCAAGATATCTTTATCAGGGTGTGACAAGGGTAGCGCTGGAACAATGATTTAAAACCGGCGCTCTTCTTTATCTAACTATCATCACCCGCTTTGTTTCGGATGACCCGGCAGTGTGGATAAAATAGACGCCGGGTGCGAGGTGCCGGACATCGTTCGTACCCGGTACAAGTTCAAGTACCCTGCGGCCCGACACATTTACGAGAACCCAGGACGCATCGCGCCTGCTATTCGGTGCTTCAGGCACGGTCAGGACACCGTCCACAATCGTTGCCCGGGCTGGAGAGCGTCCCAATTCTCCACCGGTCTCTTCTTTTATCCCGGCGAGTAAACTTTTGTAAATTTGCAGTCCGCAGGTGCCAGCCGCGAAGTAGACATAAGGCGGTGAAAGAACAAGTTCATAAGGACAGTTGGGGGACAAATAGTTGTAACCCGCCAGCACCGGATTTGCCGGCTCGGTTATATCAAGGATTATAAAACCGCACAGGTCGGTAAAATAAACAAAATGCCGTTCAACCGCTACTCCCCAGGAACAGCCGCGAAAACCCGGATGACGGGCAAGTTCTCGCGGTGCGGCAGGGTTTGCCGCATTGACAATCAACAGCCCACCTTCCCGATAACTGGTCAAAAACACCAGCGAATCTTTTAATGCTACTTGAACCGGGTGGTTGGCAGGAGAAAGTGCACCAACCTGATAAGGCTGGGACGGGTTTTTGATATTGATGATGCGCAATCCAAAGCCCTCATCCGCAACATAGGCGAGTGACTCCTGAACTGCGACAGCCCGGGCATAATTGCTCGGGCAGAAGCCAACTTCATAAGGGTTGCTGGGGTCAGAAATGCTGATAATTCTCACTCCAAAGTTTCCAGCAGCAACATAGGCATAGCTATCACGAACCGCAATTCCCGCCATCGAACCCGATAACAACTGCCAGAAACCAACCTGCCGCGGGTTTGCCGGGTCTTTGATATTCAAAACGATTAATCCGGCTGTATAGTCACCAAGATAAGCGAAGGTATCCTGAACGGCAATGGCACCTATCCCATCAGCGATAGCAGGAAAGAAAGCAAGTTCATCGGGGTTTGCCGGGTTAGAAACATCAAGGATACGCAGCCCTAAGTCCCAGTCACCAAGAAATGCATAATTGTTCTGAATTGCTAAACTCGTTGCCCAGCCCGACAACTGGTAACAGCCGATTTCATACGGCGCCACGCGGTTTTTAATATTGACAATCCATAAGCCGGGATTGGCATTTCCCCGGGCGATAAAGGCAACAGTATCAAGGAGGCTGATGTCTCCAGTTAAAAGTACCGGAAGTCCTGGTGCGCGGAGCCGGGTAACGAAAAAAGGGTTGCGTGGATTTGACACATTTATCACAATCAATCCGGCGGTGTCGTGGACGATATAAGCAAATGAATCGGCAACCGCCAGTGCACCTTCAAGCACGCTGGGGCAGAATCCAATTTCCCGGGGTTGGCTTGGTTCAGAAATGTCAACGATTCTCAGACCGCGGGTTGTGGAACAGTAGACGAGATCGTCTTTAACCACCATCCCATAGATGTACAAACTGTCCCAGGAGCCCACCTCAAACGGGTTTGCCGGATTTCGGATATTAAGAATGCGGAAACCGGTATCCGGTTCATTAACCTTGACGATGGCGAATGAATCAACCGTCTCAATTTGCACTATGTCCGCACCGCTCCAGGAACCGATTTCGACCGGGTTTGCTGGGTTCTGGATGTCGTAGATTTTGAGGGTGCTGGGTGTGGGCCAGGGCTGAACACCCAGATAGAGATAATGGTCCTGGACTTTTAGTGCTGAAGGCCGAGAAGGAATGGCACACAGTTTTAGCGGTTGGCGCAAGTTGCTAACATCCCAGACCTCTGTTCCATAACAAACACCGCCGTAGATAAGAAATAAAATATTGTTATGGAAGTCAACAGTAACACCACCACCCCTTGTTCTTAT
The nucleotide sequence above comes from candidate division WOR-3 bacterium. Encoded proteins:
- the acs gene encoding acetate--CoA ligase encodes the protein MAAEPNFYEPPKELVENSNVMAFMKKHGIKTLDELLERARDLEWYWGEMAKELEWFKPWEKVLDESQAPFYKWFIGGKFNIASNCIDRHMKTAVKDKIAYIYHTEPGEVEKWTYAQLYKEVNKLANALKRLGVKKGDRVTIFMPMIPQLPVAMLACAKIGAIHSVVFSGFSSASLRDRIQDAEAKILITADGGYRRGKLVTLKANADPALAESPSIEHCIVFKRAGNPVDMKPGRDLWWHEITEKESDECATEPLDAEDMLYILYTSGTTGKPKGVVHVHGGYAVGTYTTLKFVFDIKPNDIYWCAADIGWVTGHSYIVYAPLMLGATSVLYEGAPDYPAPDRWWSIIEKEKVTILYTSPTAIRMFMRFGEEYPAKHNLSSLRLLGSVGEPINPEAWRWYRKNIGGDRLQIMDTWWQTETGAFVISPLPITPLKPGSATKPLPGYSADVVDQDGNPVKPNENGFAVILRPWPSMLRTLYKDPDRYVQSYWSRFKGKYLTGDSCTRDENGYFWFRGRADEVLNVAGHRLGTAEIESALVAHPAVAEAAVIGIPDEIKGDVPKAYVTLKVGFQPSDALVEELKKWVAQEIGPIARPESIEFRDKLPKTRSGKIMRRLLKAEALGKPIGDISTLDE